From Tripterygium wilfordii isolate XIE 37 chromosome 13, ASM1340144v1, whole genome shotgun sequence, the proteins below share one genomic window:
- the LOC120013069 gene encoding mechanosensitive ion channel protein 2, chloroplastic-like isoform X1, giving the protein MALAGSLQLSQNLGLCKNHKCSKQFKFQSVLGRGKLSLLTTTLSSRAWNRQPDPWSIHLSETFYRPAQSVLCRSNAFKCQCFLPPGQAFGHPGIKGASMALTRSYNALQGSPFLGKMVPAVGIILFAVWGLGPLLRQSRNLLHKNDNSWKKSGTYYVMTSYIQPLLLWTGAILICRALDPMVLPTESSQVVKQRLLNFVRSLSTVLAFAYCSSSVIQQAQKFLMETSDSSDPRNMGFQFAGKAVYSAVWVAAVSLFMELLGFSTQKWLTAGGLGTVLLTLAGREIFTNFLSSAMIHATRPFIVNEWIQTKIEGYEVSGTVEHVGWWSPTIVRGEDREAVHIPNHKFTVNVVRNLSQKTHWRIKTHLAISHLDVNKINNIVHDMRKVLAKNPQVEQQRLHRRVFLDNINPENQALLILVSCFVKTSHFEEYLCVKEAIMLDLLRVISHHRARLATPIRTVQKIYGDADLDNIPFGDSTFRHGGAGSNRPLLLIEPSYRINGEDKTKSQARAARTTGEQDGKATVRPVPDTKADPKVGAIPKSESGSKETSSEGKTAARPVPDTKVDPKVGAIPKSESGSKETSLDWKTAARPVLDTKVDPKVGVIPKSESGSKETSLEGKTAAPPTPDTKSDSKVGAMAKSDPRATELSAFDSRASETPPSDSKADASSNLSNLQTSKDTKATAKTNSKVAETSNSHSKAVGSVSENSSPNKKISDSKQQSRNASLRNGEQYSKLDNRSVSSSEIGIDKAGRIPESTQSKQDGDRKSVSQLPSSRTALEENIVLGVALDGSKRVLPIEEEMVCLPNPVEGKDSPGTRLNGESPAPAKKDGKDVQIPVPPMSTSVNQRD; this is encoded by the exons ATGGCTCTTGCTGGTTCTTTGCAATTATCCCAGAATTTGGGACTTTGCAAGAACCACAAGTGCAGTAAACAATTCAAg tttcagAGTGTATTGGGGAGGGGGAAGTTATCTTTACTGACCACGACCCTCTCGTCGCGTGCCTGG AATCGGCAGCCTGATCCTTGGAGTATCCATCTCTCAGAAACTTTTTACAGGCCAGCACAATCTGTACTATGCAGAAGTAATGCTTTTAAGTGTCAATGTTTTCTACCACCAGGCCAGGCGTTCGGACATCCTGGTATAAAGGGTGCATCCATGGCACTGACAAG GTCATACAATGCTTTGCAAGGCAGCCCTTTCCTAGGTAAGATGGTCCCAGCTGTTGGTATCATTCTTTTTGCTGTATGGGGTCTGGGGCCACTCTTGCGTCAGAGCAGAAATTTACTACAT AAGAATGATAATAGTTGGAAAAAGAGCGGCACATATTATGTAATGACTTCATATATTCAGCCTTTGCTGCTATGGACTGGAGCAATACTAATATGCAG AGCACTAGATCCAATGGTTCTACCTACAGAATCCAGCCAGGTGGTTAAGCAACGACTTTTGAACTTTGTGAGATCACTATCAACTGTGCTGGCCTTTGCCTATTGTTCATCAAG TGTGATTCAGCAGGCACAGAAATTCTTGATGGAGACCAGTGACTCCAGTGATCCAAGAAAT ATGGGCTTCCAGTTTGCCGGGAAAGCTGTTTACTCTGCAGTTTGGGTTGCTGCTGTTTCGCTGTTCATGGAGTTGCTGGGTTTTTCTACTCAGAAATGGCTAACTGCTGGAGGTCTTGGGACAGTGTTGCTGACTCTTGCTGGTCGTGAG ATATTTACAAACTTCCTCTCGAGTGCAATGATTCATGCAACCCGGCCTTTTATTGTGAATGAGTGGATCCAGACAAAGATTGAAGGATATGAAGTTTCCGGTACAGTTGAG CATGTGGGTTGGTGGTCTCCAACAATTGTAAGAGGAGAAGATCGTGAAGCAGTTCACATTCCAAACCACAAGTTCACAGTGAATGTTGTGAGGAATTTGAGCCAAAAAACTCATTGGCGAATTAAAACCCACCTAGCCATTAGTCATTTGGATGTGAATAAGATTAAT AATATCGTTCATGATATGCGCAAAGTCTTGGCCAAGAATCCTCAAGTTGAGCAGCAGAGGttgcatagaagagtttttctggACAATATCAATCCTGAGAATCAAGCTCTTTTG ATCTTGGTATCCTGTTTTGTAAAAACATCTCATTTTGAAGAGTATCTTTGTGTGAAG GAAGCTATAATGTTGGATCTTCTTCGAGTCATTAGCCATCACCGTGCCCGACTTGCCACACCAATCCGTACAGTGCAGAAAATATACGGTGATGCAGATTTAGACAACATTCCATTTGGAGATTCAACCTTTAGACACGGTGGGGCGGGGTCCAACCGTCCTCTGCTGCTGATTGAACCTTCTTACAGAATCAATGGAGAGGATAAGACAAAATCACAAGCTCGTGCAGCCCGCACTACTGGAGAGCAAGATGGGAAGGCCACAGTGCGGCCTGTACCGGACACCAAAGCAGATCCTAAGGTTGGAGCAATACCAAAATCCGAATCTGGGTCCAAAGAAACTTCGTCGGAGGGGAAGACTGCTGCACGGCCTGTACCGGACACAAAAGTAGATCCTAAGGTTGGAGCGATACCAAAATCCGAATCTGGGTCCAAAGAAACTTCATTGGATTGGAAGACCGCCGCACGCCCTGTACTGGACACAAAAGTAGATCCTAAGGTTGGAGTAATACCAAAATCCGAATCTGGGTCCAAAGAAACTTCATTGGAGGGGAAGACTGCTGCACCGCCTACACCTGATACCAAATCGGATTCTAAGGTAGGAGCAATGGCGAAGTCTGACCCAAGGGCCACAGAACTATCAGCTTTTGACTCAAGGGCCTCAGAAACGCCACCATCTGACTCCAAGGCAGATGCCAGTAGCAATCTATCAAATTTGCAAACCAGCAAAGACACCAAGGCGACAGCAAAGACAAATTCAAAGGTTGCTGAAACGTCAAATTCTCACTCCAAAGCTGTTGGCTCAGTTTCTGAGAATTCATCCCCAAACAAAAAGATCTCTGATAGCAAGCAACAGTCTAGGAATGCAAGTCTGAGGAATGGTGAGCAATACAGCAAGCTTGATAATCGTTCTGTTTCCTCTTCTGAAATTGGTATAGACAAAGCAGGTAGAATACCAGAATCTACGCAATCAAAACAGGATGGAGATAGAAAATCGGTCTCACAGTTGCCATCATCAAGGACAGCATTGGAGGAAAATATAGTTCTTGGTGTTGCATTGGATGGGTCAAAGAGAGTCCTTCCTATTGAAGAAGAGATGGTTTGCCTTCCAAATCCTGTTGAGGGAAAGGACTCGCCTGGCACCCGCCTTAATGGAGAGAGTCCTGCACCCGCCAAGAAAGATGGCAAAGATGTCCAAATTCCAGTTCCTCCCATGTCAACCTCGGTCAATCAGCGAGATTAG
- the LOC120013069 gene encoding mechanosensitive ion channel protein 2, chloroplastic-like isoform X2, whose translation MALAGSLQLSQNLGLCKNHKCSKQFKSVLGRGKLSLLTTTLSSRAWNRQPDPWSIHLSETFYRPAQSVLCRSNAFKCQCFLPPGQAFGHPGIKGASMALTRSYNALQGSPFLGKMVPAVGIILFAVWGLGPLLRQSRNLLHKNDNSWKKSGTYYVMTSYIQPLLLWTGAILICRALDPMVLPTESSQVVKQRLLNFVRSLSTVLAFAYCSSSVIQQAQKFLMETSDSSDPRNMGFQFAGKAVYSAVWVAAVSLFMELLGFSTQKWLTAGGLGTVLLTLAGREIFTNFLSSAMIHATRPFIVNEWIQTKIEGYEVSGTVEHVGWWSPTIVRGEDREAVHIPNHKFTVNVVRNLSQKTHWRIKTHLAISHLDVNKINNIVHDMRKVLAKNPQVEQQRLHRRVFLDNINPENQALLILVSCFVKTSHFEEYLCVKEAIMLDLLRVISHHRARLATPIRTVQKIYGDADLDNIPFGDSTFRHGGAGSNRPLLLIEPSYRINGEDKTKSQARAARTTGEQDGKATVRPVPDTKADPKVGAIPKSESGSKETSSEGKTAARPVPDTKVDPKVGAIPKSESGSKETSLDWKTAARPVLDTKVDPKVGVIPKSESGSKETSLEGKTAAPPTPDTKSDSKVGAMAKSDPRATELSAFDSRASETPPSDSKADASSNLSNLQTSKDTKATAKTNSKVAETSNSHSKAVGSVSENSSPNKKISDSKQQSRNASLRNGEQYSKLDNRSVSSSEIGIDKAGRIPESTQSKQDGDRKSVSQLPSSRTALEENIVLGVALDGSKRVLPIEEEMVCLPNPVEGKDSPGTRLNGESPAPAKKDGKDVQIPVPPMSTSVNQRD comes from the exons ATGGCTCTTGCTGGTTCTTTGCAATTATCCCAGAATTTGGGACTTTGCAAGAACCACAAGTGCAGTAAACAATTCAAg AGTGTATTGGGGAGGGGGAAGTTATCTTTACTGACCACGACCCTCTCGTCGCGTGCCTGG AATCGGCAGCCTGATCCTTGGAGTATCCATCTCTCAGAAACTTTTTACAGGCCAGCACAATCTGTACTATGCAGAAGTAATGCTTTTAAGTGTCAATGTTTTCTACCACCAGGCCAGGCGTTCGGACATCCTGGTATAAAGGGTGCATCCATGGCACTGACAAG GTCATACAATGCTTTGCAAGGCAGCCCTTTCCTAGGTAAGATGGTCCCAGCTGTTGGTATCATTCTTTTTGCTGTATGGGGTCTGGGGCCACTCTTGCGTCAGAGCAGAAATTTACTACAT AAGAATGATAATAGTTGGAAAAAGAGCGGCACATATTATGTAATGACTTCATATATTCAGCCTTTGCTGCTATGGACTGGAGCAATACTAATATGCAG AGCACTAGATCCAATGGTTCTACCTACAGAATCCAGCCAGGTGGTTAAGCAACGACTTTTGAACTTTGTGAGATCACTATCAACTGTGCTGGCCTTTGCCTATTGTTCATCAAG TGTGATTCAGCAGGCACAGAAATTCTTGATGGAGACCAGTGACTCCAGTGATCCAAGAAAT ATGGGCTTCCAGTTTGCCGGGAAAGCTGTTTACTCTGCAGTTTGGGTTGCTGCTGTTTCGCTGTTCATGGAGTTGCTGGGTTTTTCTACTCAGAAATGGCTAACTGCTGGAGGTCTTGGGACAGTGTTGCTGACTCTTGCTGGTCGTGAG ATATTTACAAACTTCCTCTCGAGTGCAATGATTCATGCAACCCGGCCTTTTATTGTGAATGAGTGGATCCAGACAAAGATTGAAGGATATGAAGTTTCCGGTACAGTTGAG CATGTGGGTTGGTGGTCTCCAACAATTGTAAGAGGAGAAGATCGTGAAGCAGTTCACATTCCAAACCACAAGTTCACAGTGAATGTTGTGAGGAATTTGAGCCAAAAAACTCATTGGCGAATTAAAACCCACCTAGCCATTAGTCATTTGGATGTGAATAAGATTAAT AATATCGTTCATGATATGCGCAAAGTCTTGGCCAAGAATCCTCAAGTTGAGCAGCAGAGGttgcatagaagagtttttctggACAATATCAATCCTGAGAATCAAGCTCTTTTG ATCTTGGTATCCTGTTTTGTAAAAACATCTCATTTTGAAGAGTATCTTTGTGTGAAG GAAGCTATAATGTTGGATCTTCTTCGAGTCATTAGCCATCACCGTGCCCGACTTGCCACACCAATCCGTACAGTGCAGAAAATATACGGTGATGCAGATTTAGACAACATTCCATTTGGAGATTCAACCTTTAGACACGGTGGGGCGGGGTCCAACCGTCCTCTGCTGCTGATTGAACCTTCTTACAGAATCAATGGAGAGGATAAGACAAAATCACAAGCTCGTGCAGCCCGCACTACTGGAGAGCAAGATGGGAAGGCCACAGTGCGGCCTGTACCGGACACCAAAGCAGATCCTAAGGTTGGAGCAATACCAAAATCCGAATCTGGGTCCAAAGAAACTTCGTCGGAGGGGAAGACTGCTGCACGGCCTGTACCGGACACAAAAGTAGATCCTAAGGTTGGAGCGATACCAAAATCCGAATCTGGGTCCAAAGAAACTTCATTGGATTGGAAGACCGCCGCACGCCCTGTACTGGACACAAAAGTAGATCCTAAGGTTGGAGTAATACCAAAATCCGAATCTGGGTCCAAAGAAACTTCATTGGAGGGGAAGACTGCTGCACCGCCTACACCTGATACCAAATCGGATTCTAAGGTAGGAGCAATGGCGAAGTCTGACCCAAGGGCCACAGAACTATCAGCTTTTGACTCAAGGGCCTCAGAAACGCCACCATCTGACTCCAAGGCAGATGCCAGTAGCAATCTATCAAATTTGCAAACCAGCAAAGACACCAAGGCGACAGCAAAGACAAATTCAAAGGTTGCTGAAACGTCAAATTCTCACTCCAAAGCTGTTGGCTCAGTTTCTGAGAATTCATCCCCAAACAAAAAGATCTCTGATAGCAAGCAACAGTCTAGGAATGCAAGTCTGAGGAATGGTGAGCAATACAGCAAGCTTGATAATCGTTCTGTTTCCTCTTCTGAAATTGGTATAGACAAAGCAGGTAGAATACCAGAATCTACGCAATCAAAACAGGATGGAGATAGAAAATCGGTCTCACAGTTGCCATCATCAAGGACAGCATTGGAGGAAAATATAGTTCTTGGTGTTGCATTGGATGGGTCAAAGAGAGTCCTTCCTATTGAAGAAGAGATGGTTTGCCTTCCAAATCCTGTTGAGGGAAAGGACTCGCCTGGCACCCGCCTTAATGGAGAGAGTCCTGCACCCGCCAAGAAAGATGGCAAAGATGTCCAAATTCCAGTTCCTCCCATGTCAACCTCGGTCAATCAGCGAGATTAG
- the LOC120012143 gene encoding uncharacterized protein At4g38062-like: MERVCEELDEAKAEIENLRVDLKSKLELSNSLKKVHNEQIIKIQELSSKNVKQNEELNEKAEEISELKQMNDNLKCRLNERESITKCLNAANDKLRAEYDEKYRKWEEENRGLLVALDEANEKNVDQEQKINVFMAEIEGLKGLLSFSEKKYLEAEKKAQSSKELRARDDALVKLEEENQELEDQLKWKKEQFQHLEEAHKKLRDQFRTSKKEWEQERLTLVDKISSLQSSLDSQTRISEDLQRRLKMCNQALAHEESRRKYLEIELSEFKTRFECVFTECQDAKSQLEFLTTQREREIAALRHSLDIKETFHKEMEYRAGKLEQEKLELLESLRELQEAGIHEAGNSSSVGKLQTRLKKLEKMHRGCSDKLRAKEAEWSSQLDKTFAERDLMQKDLEEQVLLMESNFKEKLREVTGTLDMANSELAEERKKTVCLLARVKSLEEHAMEMESDSKMKLIEVSDALNMENSELAEEHKKTACLLTRVKSLEDHALEMESDSRMKLIEVSDALNMENSELAEECEKTACLLTRVKSLEEHALEMESDSKMKLVEVSDALNMANSELPEEREKTACLLTRVKSLEEHALEMESDSKMTLVEVSDALNMANSELAEERKKTACLLNRVKSLEEHALEMESDSKMKLIEVSDALNMANSELAKECKKTACLLNRVKSLEEHALEMESDSKMKLTEVSDALNMANSELTEECGKTSSLLRRVESLELIEDQLCLMQKQLESYREMLEESSRYKLQLEEQVLQMEIDSNEKLGEVNDALDKANSELDERICAAHEIEFQLWIWRSIAQRLKDDLEHNQELRKELEASLLAQVVDGETNKKERECLIHMLKEKGSEIDNLQQRIALLEQKIEKEQLEANDSAPVKKTMSLVSEKESFLQEMRDKDKILEALQKEIGLLEQESLRRELEGMVIAQITAERRFEDETGNLILLVEGKQKKIDGLLQLVKSLERKFKNSLISFSSQLAEKQMEIDMVHEAWEKTTAAEILAQLEIEEKKLMIVELEDDICHVQQKLELQENLSSHSKQQALHIEAEAKAKETEIKILANQMESKLKESDALINKLREEKQKLHEDVMELLSERENLLHFIEGLEDRISKLSIEDMKLMGMLGRMSDVVPQGDYRLFDTVKENVTSHPSSPMKKFEVIPEGRSPFRELNYSYNR; this comes from the coding sequence ATGGAGAGGGTCTGCGAAGAGTTAGATGAAGCTAAAGCTGAGATTGAGAACCTCAGGGTAGATCTGAAAAGCAAATTAGAACTGTCCAACAGTCTGAAGAAAGTGCACAATGAGCAGATCATTAAAATCCAGGAATTGAGTTCGAAAAATGTGAAGCAGAATGAAGAACTAAATGAGAAGGCAGAAGAAATATCTGAACTGAAGCAGATGAACGACAATCTTAAGTGCAGATTGAATGAAAGGGAGTCTATTACCAAATGTCTGAATGCTGCAAATGATAAGCTCAGAGCTGAATATGATGAGAAATACCGAAAATGGGAAGAGGAAAATAGAGGGCTGCTAGTGGCTTTAGATGAGGCAAATGAGAAGAACGTAGATCAGGAGCAAAAGATTAATGTATTTATGGCGGAGATTGAAGGCCTGAAAGGGCTCCTATCATTTTCAGAGAAGAAGTATCTAGAAGCAGAGAAAAAAGCGCAATCATCCAAAGAACTGAGAGCAAGAGACGATGCACTAGTCAAATTAGAAGAGGAAAACCAGGAGCTGGAGGACCAACTAAAATGGAAGAAGGAGCAGTTCCAGCATTTAGAAGAGGCACACAAAAAGCTTCGGGACCAGTTCAGGACAAGCAAGAAAGAGTGGGAGCAGGAAAGACTCACCTTAGTTGATAAGATTAGTTCACTACAGTCAAGCTTAGATTCTCAGACCAGAATCTCGGAAGACCTTCAAAGACGGTTGAAGATGTGCAACCAAGCCCTTGCTCATGAAGAGAGCCGGAGAAAATACCTGGAAATTGAACTTTCTGAATTCAAAACACGCTTTGAGTGTGTTTTTACAGAGTGCCAGGATGCTAAGTCACAACTGGAATTCCTGACtactcagagagagagagaaattgctGCTCTAAGACATTCACTGGACATAAAAGAAACATTTCACAAAGAAATGGAATACAGAGCGGGGAAGCTGGAGCAAGAAAAGCTAGAGCTGCTGGAATCCCTTAGAGAACTTCAAGAAGCTGGGATACATGAAGCAGGGAATTCGTCTTCTGTGGGTAAGCTGCAAACCAGGTTGAAAAAACTGGAAAAGATGCACAGAGGTTGCTCTGACAAACTTAGAGCTAAAGAAGCTGAATGGAGCTCTCAGCTGGACAAAACATTTGCGGAGCGAGACTTGATGCAGAAAGACCTAGAGGAGCAAGTTTTGCTGATGGAAAGTAACTTCAAAGAGAAACTTAGAGAAGTTACCGGGACATTAGACATGGCAAACTCTGAATTGGCTGAAGAGCGCAAAAAGACAGTTTGTTTGCTAGCCAGGGTCAAGTCCTTAGAAGAGCATGCCATGGAGATGGAAAGTGACTCAAAAATGAAACTTATAGAAGTGTCTGATGCCTTGAACATGGAAAATTCTGAATTGGCTGAAGAGCACAAAAAGACAGCTTGTTTGCTAACCAGGGTCAAGTCCTTAGAAGATCATGCCTTGGAGATGGAAAGTGACTCGAGAATGAAACTTATAGAAGTGTCTGATGCCTTGAACATGGAAAATTCTGAATTGGCTGAAGAGTGCGAAAAGACAGCTTGTTTGCTAACCAGGGTCAAGTCCTTAGAAGAGCATGCCTTGGAGATGGAAAGTGACTCAAAAATGAAACTTGTAGAAGTGTCTGATGCCTTGAACATGGCAAATTCTGAATTGCCTGAAGAGCGCGAAAAGACAGCTTGTTTGCTAACCAGGGTCAAGTCCTTAGAAGAGCATGCCTTGGAGATGGAAAGTGACTCAAAAATGACACTTGTAGAAGTGTCTGATGCCTTGAACATGGCAAATTCTGAATTGGCTGAAGAGCGCAAAAAGACAGCTTGTTTGCTAAACAGGGTCAAGTCTTTAGAAGAGCATGCCTTGGAGATGGAAAGTGACTCAAAAATGAAACTTATAGAAGTGTCTGATGCCTTGAACATGGCAAATTCTGAATTGGCTAAAGAGTGCAAAAAGACAGCTTGTTTGCTAAACAGGGTCAAGTCCTTAGAAGAGCATGCCTTGGAGATGGAAAGTGACTCAAAAATGAAACTTACAGAAGTGTCTGATGCCTTGAACATGGCAAATTCTGAATTGACTGAAGAATGTGGGAAGACATCTTCTTTATTGAGGAGGGTTGAATCCTTGGAGCTTATCGAAGACCAGTTGTGCCTGATGCAAAAACAGCTCGAGAGTTACAGGGAAATGCTTGAGGAGTCATCCAGGTATAAGCTTCAGCTAGAAGAGCAGGTTTTGCAGATGGAAATTGACTCAAACGAGAAACTTGGAGAAGTTAATGATGCTTTAGACAAAGCAAACTCCGAACTAGATGAGAGAATTTGTGCAGCACATGAAATTGAATTTCAACTATGGATATGGAGGTCTATTGCTCAACGTCTTAAAGATGACCTTGAACATAATCAGGAATTGCGGAAGGAATTGGAAGCCTCTCTTCTTGCACAAGTAGTGGATGGGGAGACcaataagaaagagagagagtgccTTATCCATATGTTAAAAGAGAAAGGCAGTGAAATAGATAATCTCCAGCAGCGTATTGCATTATTGGAGCAAAAGATTGAAAAAGAACAACTAGAAGCTAACGATTCTGCACCGGTGAAGAAAACAATGTCTCTTGTGTCAGAGAAAGAGAGCTTTCTTCAAGAAATGAGAGACAAGGACAAGATTTTAGAGGCTCTCCAGAAAGAGATAGGGTTGCTGGAGCAGGAGTCACTAAGAAGAGAATTGGAGGGCATGGTGATTGCACAGATAACAGCGGAGAGAAGGTTTGAGGATGAGACAGGGAACCTCATTTTGCTTGTTGAAGGCAAACAGAAGAAAATAGATGGTCTTCTGCAGCTTGTGAAGTCGTTAGAACGAAAATTCAAGAACtcattgatttctttctcttcaCAGCTTGCTGAGAAGCAGATGGAGATTGATATGGTACATGAAGCATGGGAAAAGACCACTGCAGCTGAAATtttggctcaactagaaattgaaGAGAAAAAGCTGATGATTGTAGAGCTGGAAGATGACATCTGTCACGTACAACAGAAGCTGGAATTGCAGGAAAATTTATCATCTCATTCAAAACAGCAAGCATTGCATATTGAAGCTGAAGCCAAGGCAAAAGAAACAGAAATAAAGATTCTGGCAAATCAAATGGAGTCAAAGCTGAAAGAATCAGATGCCTTAATCAACAAGCTCAgggaggaaaaacaaaaattacatgAAGATGTTATGGAGTTGTTGTCAGAAAGGGAAAACCTCTTGCATTTTATTGAGGGGCTAGAAGACAGAATCAGTAAGCTCTCCATCGAAGATATGAAACTGATGGGAATGTTGGGACGGATGTCTGATGTGGTCCCACAAGGTGATTATAGACTATTTGACACCGTGAAGGAGAACGTGACATCTCACCCTTCATCCCCAATGAAGAAATTTGAGGTGATTCCTGAGGGAAGGTCGCCATTTAGAGAGCTGAACTACAGCTACAACAGGTGA